The DNA region CAAACAACCCCATCTTCCTTTCAATCTTGCAAATGAATCTTTAGCTACCCTTTGCATCTCCCCGATCTTTTCGTTAAAGGCGTGCTGGGTCCAAGTCAAATGCTGCTGCGTGTAAGGCACCAAAACCCAATCCATCAATGGGTAACCCGATCCTCCAACTATCCAAACACCATTGTAAAAACCAGCATTTGCTCTTTGGAAAAGGGTCGATTTCTCCAACACTTGATCATCCGGCATTGAACCAGGATAACCAATGCACACATCAGTGAACACTCCTCTAGGATCAACAACACCTTGAAGGGTAATTGAATACGAGGTCCTTTGATTCCTTTCAGTATGCCTCTTGTTAAAATAAGCCGCGACACTGATCTTCGGGGCAATTATTGGTATGTGTGTGGTGTACATTGACCCTACCACATTAGGTATCCCAGACATGGCTACAAAATCCTCCCGAATTGTTCTTATGGTATCCTCATCTGGCCATCTGAGGTATTTTGGCATCAAAACATTCCTTATCGCCGAGCAAACCTCGAGCACGAGCTTATGACACGTCGATATCCCTAATCCAAACTTCTTGGAAACGAGCCTAAGCGGCTCACCTGTCGCCAACCGCCATATACAGACCGCGACACGTTGCCTGACGGGGACAGCATCCCGCAGCATAGTATTTTCTTTAGCAACTACAGAGGTTAACTCGTTACAAATCAAGTCAAATGTATCTTTCCCCATTCTAAAAGCCTTCTTGAAATCTTCCTCTGGAAAATCTGGACTATTACATTGATCCCACCAATCTTTCGACCTGTTCTTAACCCACAGCCGCCTCTGCGGCCCAGTTGCCAGGGCTTTATCGCTCAAGGTGCCTTTATCATCACTATTCAGAACTGAATCCTCCACATCCGCCGCACTAATGGACATAACAGCAGCGCTAGTGGCAGCCAAAGCATTAGCCCTGGCCTTTCGTTTCCGCGTCCCTTCCGCAAACTCCGCATCCCTGTGATAATCCTGCAGATTGGGGAAATAATCCATCATTGCACGAGTTTTCTTACCATGGTTTTCCTCAAAATGAATCATTTCTTGTCGATTCGCCTTCTCCACCTCTTTCTCGTCTTCCTTCGCTTGATCGTCCAATATAATCAAAGAAGTCAAGATCTCCGTCAGCCCTTTAGTCTTGACAGCACCTTCTTTCTTCTCACCATCTTCGATTGACCCAACCCCATCATCACTTGTATTCTCTTTTCGCCTTCTCTTCCTCTGCTGCTTGCTGTCACTCATCTCCAGACGGGATTCCTGTAACAAGCCGCAAGCACCCAAGGGGGATTTCCTGTCAAAAAGGAGCGCCCATGTACAGCGTGCAGTTTAGTTGTTTGAAATAATGCCTCAAAAAACAAATGTGAACGCAAACATGCTAAAGTCTATTTTATGAAACGGGGTTTGAAAAACTTGATTGtagatatatatacacacactatGTATATGTATCGATTTAGTGAGAGACAACGTGTGAACACGCCATTGGG from Primulina tabacum isolate GXHZ01 chromosome 14, ASM2559414v2, whole genome shotgun sequence includes:
- the LOC142524993 gene encoding protein ANTAGONIST OF LIKE HETEROCHROMATIN PROTEIN 1-like, which encodes MSDSKQQRKRRRKENTSDDGVGSIEDGEKKEGAVKTKGLTEILTSLIILDDQAKEDEKEVEKANRQEMIHFEENHGKKTRAMMDYFPNLQDYHRDAEFAEGTRKRKARANALAATSAAVMSISAADVEDSVLNSDDKGTLSDKALATGPQRRLWVKNRSKDWWDQCNSPDFPEEDFKKAFRMGKDTFDLICNELTSVVAKENTMLRDAVPVRQRVAVCIWRLATGEPLRLVSKKFGLGISTCHKLVLEVCSAIRNVLMPKYLRWPDEDTIRTIREDFVAMSGIPNVVGSMYTTHIPIIAPKISVAAYFNKRHTERNQRTSYSITLQGVVDPRGVFTDVCIGYPGSMPDDQVLEKSTLFQRANAGFYNGVWIVGGSGYPLMDWVLVPYTQQHLTWTQHAFNEKIGEMQRVAKDSFARLKGRWGCLQKRTEVKLQDLPVVLGACCVLHNICELRNEELDPTLKFELVDDEMLPDNGLRSANAMKARDKIAHNLLHHNHAGTSFLS